The Romeriopsis navalis LEGE 11480 sequence GATTTAGGCGATAAGCAAGGTGCGATCAGCGATTATGACCAAGCGATCAAACTGAAGCCCGATTATGCAGAGGCCTACAACAACCGCGGGATTGCCCGCCGTGCTTTAGGCGATAAGCAAGGTGCAATCAGCGATTATGACCAAGCGATCAAACTGAAGCCCGATTATGCAGAGGCCTACAACAACCGCGGGACTGCCCGCCGTGCTTTAGGCGATAACCAAGCCGCGATCACCGATTATGACCAAGCGATCAAACTGAAACCCGATTATGCTAATGCCTACTACAACCGCGCCTACACTCGTGCAATTTTAAGCGAAACACACAAAGCAATTGACGACTATCAAAAAGCTGTCACTTTATATTCCACTGATAATCCCTGGCGACAACGTGCACTAGACGAAATTAAAAAACTTCAGGAATAGGAACATCTTTGCCAAATCAGGATCATAGCTAACAGCATCTGCTTTACCTAAAATCTCAGAACTATTGTCGGGCGATATATATTACTTAACGGTTTTTGCAGTCATCAATGGGGAGTACTGAGGAAAGTGTATTAGAACAGGCCGAAAATCCATTTCATCGGAATTGCCGATCCGAAATTTATCTAAAAACTCAAAACCAAATTGATATCTTCTCGAGATATGGATCCTAATACAGGCGACTTAAAATATAGACTCACTACGCTAGCGCCGGATCTTGAAATCAGCAAATTCTTGAACTGGATGTTCTTCCAGGGCGACAGCTTCGACTTTCGCGGAGAGGGGACCTTGGTGCATCCAGCGCACCATTAAATCAAGTTGATCATGATCGCCCTGGATCACAGCTTCGACCCGACCATCAAGCAAATTCTGTACCCAGCCAACGATACCAAGTAATTGTGCCTGTCTGCGAGTCGAATAGCGATAACCAACTCCTTGTACGCGACCCGAAATCAGTGCCCGCCGACAAATCATGACTGTAACTTCCCTCATGCTTTCAAGACATCTTTCAACCAGGATAAAGGCAGTTCTAGCGGCCAACAATTTAATTTTGTGGCGGATCTGTCAGCTTTCGTGACATTTGATGCAGTATCTGAGCGATTGATACAGGACTAAGTAACCTGTTGATCAGAGTCAACCCTGACTACCAGATTGCTTAGTAGAGTGGCTCAATGAGGGGTGAGATTAGTCATTCATCCCCTCCCTGAACATCACGTCCTAGATCTGATTATTCTGGATAAAGCCCTGGGGTTTCCCTTGGTAGATATCCAAACTGATCTGCCCTAAACCCATCGCCGCTACCAAACTACCGAGTTGTAGTGGTGTCAGATTTCCGCCGAGCAATCCTAGTCCTAACATTGCTGCTAACCCAATTAACCGATGACGAGTCCGGCCTTTGCATTGAAAAATTACGCCCATTCGGTGCAAGACGGCTAAGGAAAAATAGCACAGTGCGACTGACCCACAGAGCAACCAGCGATCGGCATCCAGCAAGACCCCTTTCCCCGCGGCCTGAATCAAATGCTCGACGCCAACTCCTGTTGCCGCTAACCCAATCACCAGTGGCAAATGAATATATAGCCACAACATCAGAATGCGAATTCGTCCGGAAGTTTGCGCCGTTTCCAATGCTGACCCTGAAACATTCTCAAAGTAAATCCACCACAGTGAAAAAGCGGTCACAAAACCAGCGATCGCACTCAGACTACTCATCACATTCCAAGACATTTCTGACACGCCATTCACCACTCCAATAATCGCTTCACCCAACACAATGATGGTGAATAGCCCAAACCGCTCTGGCAGGTGCTCGGGGTGGGGCGGAAACTGTTTGAGCATTGTTTTGGCAATCAGGGGCGTGATCAGATCAATTGTGAGTCCTGCCGACCATAAGATAAATCGCAATGGTGCTGGCACAAAAACTGAGACTAACCACAACAAAGCCCCAAGGCCAAACCCGATCGCATAGCGATTGGTCAATCCACGGGCCTTTGAAATATGCCACCCGGCCCAGAGATATTCCAGTACGAGCATCAGACGGGAAGCGACATACGCTAAGGCAAAACCGGCCGAACTGCTATCCAATCCGTGGTGGACATTCACCGCCAAACCGGCGATCGCCAGCATCTGTAATCCCATCAACACCCGTCGAATCAAATCATCATTATCAAACCGATTGGCATAGAACGTCGTTCCAATCCAAGCCCACCATACTGGGATAAACAGCGCGACAAAGCTCAGAAACCCCTTCGGCGAAACATCGCCACCGAGCTTGTGGGCGAGCTGCGAAACTGCGACAACGAATACCAGGTCATAAAATAATTCCAGCCATGTCGCACGACGTGGTTGTGCGTCAGCGGCTTCACCGACCCAGAGACGGGGTGCTTGGAGTAATGGTCTAGACATTTTGGCAACACTTTAGGACAAGGAAATCTCCCCTATCTTCCCTTAATTCCAGTCTGCTAAAACGATCTTACCGATCGTATTCCCTTGCTCAATTCGGGCGTGTACCGATCGTAGGTTTGCCGCATTAATCGGTCGTACAATGTCATTACTGGTCGTGACTAGAACCCCGCTGTCGATCAATTGGCTGACTTCATTCAGCAATTCTCGCTGCTTCACCATGTCAGCGGTTTGATATTTTGACCGGGTAAACATAAATTCCCAGACCAAACCCGCACTTTTATTCTTCAGCTCATTCATGTCTAAAGGGTCGCGGTTCCCGACGATCGTGCAAATTATGCCCTGTGGTTTAATCGCCTCTGTCATGGCTGGCCAATGATGATCGGTGCTATTGAGACACAAAATATAGTCAACCTGTTCGTACCCGACTTTGGTGACTTCGCGCGCCAGATTTTGGTGATGATTCACCACGCAATCTGCCCCCATTTTTTGGCACCAGGCGATGGTTGCCGGACGGGAAGCGGTGGCAATCACTGTCAGCTTGGCCAGTTTCTTCGCAAGTTGGATGGCGATCGAACCCACGCCACCCGCACCCCCAATAATCAAAATCGATTTGCCCATATCCTCACTATTCCGACCAATCTTGAGCCGCTCAAATAAGGCTTCCCATGCCGTAATCGTCGTTAAGGGCAAAGCTGCCGCCGCCGCAAAATCTAAATTCTGTGGCTTGCGTCCGACAATTCGTTCATCTACCAGTTGGAACTCACTATTGCTACCGGGGCGTGTAATATCTCCGGCATACCACACCGGATCGCCAGGGTGAAATGCTGTAACTTTTTCGCCGATCGCTACCACGACGCCTGTCGCATCCCAACCGAGAATTTTCGGCATTGTCTCCGTTCTGTTCTTGGGCGCACGCACTTTTGTATCTACAGGATTAACGGAGATGGCTTTGACTTCCACCAGCAGATCATGGCCACTAGCCGTCGGTTGCGCCAGCTCCAGATCCTGGAGACTATTGGGATGGGAAATGGGTAAATACTGATACAGTCCAACTGACTTCATAACCTGGTCTCCGAATTTGCCGCTATTTCAGTCACTGCGCCATGGTGGTGCTGGGGAGAGTCGTCCCTATGGCACATCATCAATCGTGCCATAGGGTGAGAATCTAGGAAATCCCAAATCTGTGACAAACCGAAAAAATCGACTACTTACCCAAAGAATATGCAATACAGCCGTTGTGAAGATGATTAGGGTGAGTGCGTAGGCGTCATCGAAAAATTCCAGGGTGAGTAATGGGTTTTGATTTTGTGTGGCAGGTTCGAGTCAGACCAGAAAGGTTATGCACCATCATTGTTATCATTAGCCTCTCTCACCTTGGGGTTTTATCCGCTGTTCCGGCCATTGCCGCTGACGTCAATCCAGCAATGGTAAAAGTGAATACCGTTGATGACTTGAGTGATGTTAAACCGAATGATTGGGCCTATCAAGCGTTAGCTAATCTGATTGAGCGCTATGGAATCTTGCGATCGACACAAACCAAAACATACTGGGGCGATCGCCCATTAACTCGGTCTGAGTTTGCCGCGACTTTGGCACAGGTACTAGAAAAATTGCAGTCAGATCAATTAAGTATGACCAAAGCCGATCATGCCACGATTCAGCAGCTACAACAGAATTTTGCACCGGCAGTTGCATCGCTCACAGCCTCAGTAAGCGAGCTTGAGTCACGCACCCAACAAATTGCATCTCAACAATTTACCCCGACTGTGAAATTTCGCGGGCAAGCGATTATTGCGGCAACTGCTGGCGCTTATGGTGGCGATCGCATCATTGCACCTCGAGGCGCTGTAGTGACTGAAGATCCGCCCGGTGCAATTGTCTTAAACCGTGTCGCATTATTTTTTGATACTAGCTTTTCAGGGACTGATCAATTACAAATTCGACTGATCAGCGGTAGTGCTGGACCAGATGATAATTTTGCTGGTGCGTTGGAACCGAACTTTGGTAGTACGTTGGATTATGCGGTGCAAGGACGTGATAACAATGTCTCACTGGCCCGTGCCTTTTATGCCTTTAAGCCAATTGATGATTTGCGCGTCACCGTCGGACCGCTGCTCTCGATCGCCGATTATGTCGATAACAGTCGTGTCCAACCACCGAGCTTTCGTGGTTTCTCAACCCAGGCATTTAACAATAATTTTGTCTTACTGCCACGTCCCTTTGGCGGCGGTGCAGTGCTGGATTGGCAGCCAAAATCCAGTGATTTTAGCATCCGTGCGGCTTATGTTTCCGGTGATGCCGCCGATAGCATTGGCGAGAATGCCCGATTGTTTGGCGGGGGTGGTGTGAATGATATCCGGCTGTTTCCGATCGCCGGTGGTTCCGATGAAAGTGGTTTATTCGGCGATCCGCGTCAGTATTTTGCTGAGGTCGAATATGCGCCAACTAAAGCCTTTGCCCTGCGGCTGCAATATGCCGGTGGACAGGTCTTTGGCAGCGATTTTAATGGGGTGGGAATCAATGCAGAGTGGGCTGTATCGAATAAGTTTGCCCTATTCGGACGCTATGGCTATAGCCGGTATAACAATGCGACGATCGGCAATGTGACACCGCAGTATTGGTTCGCGGGTGCGACCTATTCGGGTTTATTCAAAACAAATGATTTAGCTGGCATTGCTGTGGCTCAGCCATTTGTCGAAAATATCGTGGGCGATCGCACTCAGACTAATTTTGAGCTGTTCTATGCTTATCCAGTGCAACCGCGACTGACGATCACGCCATTTTTTCAAATTGTGAGTCATCCAGCAAACCAAGAGCGCAACGCCACAATTTTTTCCGGGGGACTGCGGAGTGTTTTTTCCTTCTAAGTCGACAGGTCATAAATTACGAAACTGCCTCGGTGTCATACCGACCGATTTACGGAAATGTTTTGTTAAGTGGCTTTGGTCTGCAAAACCGCAATCGAGGGCAATTTCATGGATACGTTGATTACTCGATTGCAAATACTGCTTGGCCCGTTCAAGCCGTTGCTGTAACACATACCGATAAGGTGCAACGCCCATAGATTGCTTAAACATCGTCGCAAAATGACATTGACTGAGTCCTGTAAGCGTCGCAAAATCTTGAAGTCCCAGGTTTTCGTCTAAATGCGCCTCAATATAATCCAGCACAGACTTTAAGCGTCGATCGCCCAGGCCCATATGGGGCTGAGCGAATTTGGGGTTGGGCTGACAGTAGTTGCGGAGTAAATGCAGGATGAGCAGATTGCCGAGGGATTCGCTATAGAGACGTCCGCCCAAGCCGTTGTGCTGCATTTCTATACGATATTGTTTGGCTAATATTTCAAGATGCGGATCGCGGCCTAAGAGGATTGTTTGCAGCTCAATCGGCGGCTGCGCCGGATAACCCTGCTCGATCGCGATTTGTTGCAACCGGAGTGGCTCAATAATAAACAGCATTGTTTCATCAGTGCTTTTCCAAGACCAAAAACATGGCAAATCTTGAGCGGCAACCAACCAAAAACTACCGACTGGATAGCAACCATCATATTCCTGCTGGCCAAAACGCGTGATTTGACGTGCTCCACCACAACTGAGGCGCACCATGAGCAGGTGATGGCTGAGTCCTGGAGTGGCTAATTCACCGGGTTCATGCCTGTGATGCTCGACAGTTAGATGGGTGGCTTTGATAGACTGCCGCGAGATGACCCATTTCTCAGGTGTAAAATTCGATGGATGTAGGCGATTGGAGTCGGTATTCATAAAACTTTCAAGTCACCCCAAGGAGCGGTGACTGGCGTGGATGCTCTTAGCCTAAAAGGATGCACTGAAAAGTACGACTGACAAACGATCAGACTTATTCTTGATGCGCGATTAGGCCATCCTCTAGCTCAGCGATAGGATACATCTTTGCCGATAAGATAGCGGCGTAGCTAGTCGATCGACTAGTTGCCAAAAGATGCGTCACGATATGAGAGATGCGTCACGGTATAACAGGTGTTGGTTCATCCGTGAGTCAATATTGGCGGATTCAGCCAGGCGATCTTACAGACGAATAATGCCCCGCCGGAGAGCTTCGATGACGGCTTGGGTGCGATCGTTAACGCCGAACTTTTGAAAAATATTGTTGATATGAAACTTGACGGTGCCTTCGGAAATATGCAGCGCTGTGGCCATCGTCGCCGTATTACTACCGCTCAGAATCAGGTTGAGTACTTCACGTTCGCGATCGGTGAGTTCCTCTCGATCCATTTGCTCGAGCAACTTGGCGGCCACGTTCTGAGGGAGGTAGCGCTTGCCTGCATAAACGGTATGAACGGCAGTCACCAATCCGTCGAAGTCGGTATCTTTAAGCAGATAACCTCTCGCTCCCGCCTGAAGTCCGCGATAGATCTCTTCATCGGTGTCGTAGGTAGTGAGAATCAGGATTTTGGCATCCGCATCCCGTGCGCGAATTTGGCTGATTGCATCAACGCCCTCCAACCGAGGCATGCGCAGATCCATCAGGGTGATGTCAGGCTGATGCGTCTGATATTGTTCGATCGCGGCTTGCCCATCCTCGGCTTCAGCCACGACAGTGAAGTCATTTTGCAGTTGCAACATAGCAACAATTCCCTGGCGAATGAGGCTGTGGTCTTCCACCACCAAAATTCGGATTGCCTTGTTAGGATGCGATTCAGTTGTATGTGGCTTTTTGGTGCTGGTCATAGAGGAGGCCAAGGAGTGCTTTCAAGACTAAATCATGTTGAGCCAATATGGGCCGATGCGA is a genomic window containing:
- a CDS encoding tetratricopeptide repeat protein, which encodes DLGDKQGAISDYDQAIKLKPDYAEAYNNRGIARRALGDKQGAISDYDQAIKLKPDYAEAYNNRGTARRALGDNQAAITDYDQAIKLKPDYANAYYNRAYTRAILSETHKAIDDYQKAVTLYSTDNPWRQRALDEIKKLQE
- a CDS encoding acylphosphatase; translated protein: MREVTVMICRRALISGRVQGVGYRYSTRRQAQLLGIVGWVQNLLDGRVEAVIQGDHDQLDLMVRWMHQGPLSAKVEAVALEEHPVQEFADFKIRR
- a CDS encoding low temperature requirement protein A; this encodes MSRPLLQAPRLWVGEAADAQPRRATWLELFYDLVFVVAVSQLAHKLGGDVSPKGFLSFVALFIPVWWAWIGTTFYANRFDNDDLIRRVLMGLQMLAIAGLAVNVHHGLDSSSAGFALAYVASRLMLVLEYLWAGWHISKARGLTNRYAIGFGLGALLWLVSVFVPAPLRFILWSAGLTIDLITPLIAKTMLKQFPPHPEHLPERFGLFTIIVLGEAIIGVVNGVSEMSWNVMSSLSAIAGFVTAFSLWWIYFENVSGSALETAQTSGRIRILMLWLYIHLPLVIGLAATGVGVEHLIQAAGKGVLLDADRWLLCGSVALCYFSLAVLHRMGVIFQCKGRTRHRLIGLAAMLGLGLLGGNLTPLQLGSLVAAMGLGQISLDIYQGKPQGFIQNNQI
- a CDS encoding zinc-binding alcohol dehydrogenase family protein, with translation MKSVGLYQYLPISHPNSLQDLELAQPTASGHDLLVEVKAISVNPVDTKVRAPKNRTETMPKILGWDATGVVVAIGEKVTAFHPGDPVWYAGDITRPGSNSEFQLVDERIVGRKPQNLDFAAAAALPLTTITAWEALFERLKIGRNSEDMGKSILIIGGAGGVGSIAIQLAKKLAKLTVIATASRPATIAWCQKMGADCVVNHHQNLAREVTKVGYEQVDYILCLNSTDHHWPAMTEAIKPQGIICTIVGNRDPLDMNELKNKSAGLVWEFMFTRSKYQTADMVKQRELLNEVSQLIDSGVLVTTSNDIVRPINAANLRSVHARIEQGNTIGKIVLADWN
- a CDS encoding iron uptake porin, coding for MGFDFVWQVRVRPERLCTIIVIISLSHLGVLSAVPAIAADVNPAMVKVNTVDDLSDVKPNDWAYQALANLIERYGILRSTQTKTYWGDRPLTRSEFAATLAQVLEKLQSDQLSMTKADHATIQQLQQNFAPAVASLTASVSELESRTQQIASQQFTPTVKFRGQAIIAATAGAYGGDRIIAPRGAVVTEDPPGAIVLNRVALFFDTSFSGTDQLQIRLISGSAGPDDNFAGALEPNFGSTLDYAVQGRDNNVSLARAFYAFKPIDDLRVTVGPLLSIADYVDNSRVQPPSFRGFSTQAFNNNFVLLPRPFGGGAVLDWQPKSSDFSIRAAYVSGDAADSIGENARLFGGGGVNDIRLFPIAGGSDESGLFGDPRQYFAEVEYAPTKAFALRLQYAGGQVFGSDFNGVGINAEWAVSNKFALFGRYGYSRYNNATIGNVTPQYWFAGATYSGLFKTNDLAGIAVAQPFVENIVGDRTQTNFELFYAYPVQPRLTITPFFQIVSHPANQERNATIFSGGLRSVFSF
- a CDS encoding helix-turn-helix domain-containing protein, whose product is MNTDSNRLHPSNFTPEKWVISRQSIKATHLTVEHHRHEPGELATPGLSHHLLMVRLSCGGARQITRFGQQEYDGCYPVGSFWLVAAQDLPCFWSWKSTDETMLFIIEPLRLQQIAIEQGYPAQPPIELQTILLGRDPHLEILAKQYRIEMQHNGLGGRLYSESLGNLLILHLLRNYCQPNPKFAQPHMGLGDRRLKSVLDYIEAHLDENLGLQDFATLTGLSQCHFATMFKQSMGVAPYRYVLQQRLERAKQYLQSSNQRIHEIALDCGFADQSHLTKHFRKSVGMTPRQFRNL
- a CDS encoding response regulator transcription factor, which encodes MTSTKKPHTTESHPNKAIRILVVEDHSLIRQGIVAMLQLQNDFTVVAEAEDGQAAIEQYQTHQPDITLMDLRMPRLEGVDAISQIRARDADAKILILTTYDTDEEIYRGLQAGARGYLLKDTDFDGLVTAVHTVYAGKRYLPQNVAAKLLEQMDREELTDREREVLNLILSGSNTATMATALHISEGTVKFHINNIFQKFGVNDRTQAVIEALRRGIIRL